In Microbulbifer sp. GL-2, the following are encoded in one genomic region:
- a CDS encoding alpha/beta fold hydrolase, whose translation MKMQNFSAMIIAGLALFTNHVAAEEVKIDKDLTIYYEQTGSGDTAIIFIPGWMMSTEVFEHQLAHFKDSKKYRALTYDPRGQGKSSKPVEGHTYQQHARDLAQLIEKLGLKKVILAGWSYGVTEQLAYLNQFGKDKLKAMIMIDTGPDISGATRDEWVWYLNDDADGYSRGFTEGIIEDRDNVIKEFVQWMLEKPTEENIAWLTKIASQTSSSVASITNATGFYLDYSDDLISLEGEMPLLYIVRSEMREVADKWIKTNTPSATTVYMGKHMMFWERSKEFNSSVDKFLSSIEK comes from the coding sequence ATGAAAATGCAAAATTTTTCAGCAATGATAATTGCAGGCTTAGCCCTGTTTACTAACCATGTGGCTGCAGAAGAAGTCAAAATAGATAAAGATCTGACTATATATTATGAGCAGACAGGTAGTGGAGACACGGCCATTATTTTTATTCCTGGATGGATGATGTCAACAGAGGTTTTCGAACATCAACTCGCCCACTTCAAAGATTCGAAAAAGTATCGAGCACTGACGTATGATCCTCGAGGTCAGGGGAAGTCATCGAAACCTGTAGAGGGCCATACCTACCAGCAGCACGCTCGGGATCTAGCACAATTGATTGAAAAGCTGGGCTTAAAAAAAGTAATTTTGGCAGGTTGGTCATATGGAGTAACGGAGCAACTGGCATACTTGAATCAGTTTGGTAAAGACAAGCTCAAAGCCATGATTATGATCGATACCGGACCAGATATCTCCGGGGCCACAAGGGATGAATGGGTTTGGTATCTCAATGACGACGCTGATGGCTATTCGCGAGGGTTCACAGAAGGCATCATTGAGGACCGCGACAACGTAATTAAGGAATTTGTCCAATGGATGCTTGAGAAGCCCACAGAGGAAAATATTGCCTGGCTAACAAAAATTGCCAGTCAAACATCCAGTAGTGTCGCCTCAATTACAAATGCTACTGGTTTTTATCTCGACTACAGTGATGATCTTATTTCACTGGAAGGAGAAATGCCCTTGTTATACATTGTACGAAGTGAGATGAGGGAAGTGGCAGACAAATGGATAAAAACCAACACCCCATCAGCGACTACAGTATATATGGGTAAACATATGATGTTTTGGGAGAGATCTAAGGAGTTCAATAGCTCTGTTGATAAATTTCTCTCAAGCATTGAAAAATGA
- a CDS encoding acyl-CoA dehydrogenase family protein, whose product MDFSLSEEQQMIQEAARQFAESELKPVAAELDKTGNRPLMLEKLKELAELGFMGINIDPNYGGTGAGTIAFSLAITELARGCASTATTTSVTNMVAEVIQAVGNEEQWQKYLPKICSGEYAAGSFCLTEPGSGSDAAAMRTRAVKEGDEYVLNGSKLFISSAEFAGIFVVWAVTDPDAAKGKGISCFLVEAGTPGLIIGKAEEKMGQKASVTNEVSFDNCRIPVGNMLGEENRGFRIAAGELAGGRIGIGSLALGIGLEAMDCARAYMHEREQFGKKLAQFQGLQWQLADKYTELEGARLMLLQAAWQKDAGMAFGPAASMGKLFASEKANEACYLALQIHGGVGYTREYPLERMSRDVRITTIYEGTSEIQRLIIARHLLDVR is encoded by the coding sequence ATGGATTTTTCACTGAGTGAAGAGCAGCAGATGATCCAGGAAGCAGCGCGACAGTTTGCCGAGAGTGAACTGAAGCCCGTAGCTGCGGAACTCGACAAAACCGGCAATCGCCCCCTGATGCTGGAAAAACTCAAAGAGCTCGCTGAGCTGGGTTTTATGGGGATCAATATTGATCCCAACTACGGCGGAACTGGCGCCGGTACCATCGCTTTCAGCCTGGCGATTACTGAGCTCGCTCGCGGCTGTGCTTCCACCGCGACCACTACCTCCGTAACCAATATGGTTGCTGAAGTAATCCAGGCCGTCGGAAATGAAGAGCAGTGGCAAAAATACCTTCCAAAAATCTGTAGTGGCGAATATGCAGCGGGCTCTTTCTGCCTCACTGAACCGGGCTCCGGCTCCGATGCTGCGGCCATGCGCACTCGCGCGGTAAAAGAAGGTGATGAATATGTGTTAAACGGCAGCAAGCTGTTTATCAGTAGTGCTGAGTTTGCTGGCATCTTTGTTGTCTGGGCGGTAACTGATCCGGACGCGGCAAAGGGTAAGGGTATTTCCTGCTTCCTGGTGGAAGCTGGAACACCGGGCCTGATCATTGGCAAGGCCGAAGAAAAGATGGGGCAGAAAGCCTCTGTCACTAATGAGGTTTCTTTCGACAACTGTCGTATACCTGTCGGCAATATGTTGGGAGAGGAAAACCGCGGTTTCCGTATTGCCGCCGGTGAATTGGCCGGTGGGCGTATCGGTATCGGTTCCCTGGCCTTAGGCATCGGACTGGAGGCGATGGACTGTGCTCGCGCTTACATGCATGAACGCGAGCAGTTCGGTAAGAAGCTGGCTCAATTCCAGGGACTGCAGTGGCAGCTGGCCGATAAGTACACAGAACTGGAAGGCGCGCGCCTCATGCTGCTACAGGCAGCCTGGCAAAAAGATGCAGGCATGGCTTTTGGCCCCGCTGCTTCCATGGGCAAGTTATTTGCCAGTGAGAAAGCCAATGAAGCCTGCTACCTGGCGTTGCAGATTCACGGTGGTGTAGGGTACACCCGCGAATATCCGCTGGAGCGTATGAGCCGCGATGTGCGGATTACCACCATCTACGAAGGTACCAGTGAGATTCAGCGCCTGATTATCGCGCGCCACCTGCTCGATGTGCGCTGA
- a CDS encoding OsmC family protein — MSGPLPTVVTVEEAGAEKYAQILHSGPHRLIADEPEDVGGQNRGPGPYEYLLMGLGACTNMTVRMYANMKGIPLERIRVVLSHQKIYAEDCKDCDKNPRKMDEIVRDITLEGELTGEQRERLLKIANRCPVHQTLTSTIAIRTRLSSQ, encoded by the coding sequence ATGAGCGGTCCATTGCCAACCGTAGTTACTGTGGAGGAGGCGGGTGCTGAGAAGTATGCGCAGATATTGCATTCGGGACCACACAGGTTAATTGCGGATGAGCCGGAGGATGTCGGCGGGCAAAATCGTGGGCCAGGTCCCTACGAATATCTATTGATGGGGTTGGGGGCATGTACCAATATGACAGTGCGTATGTATGCAAATATGAAAGGGATTCCACTGGAGCGTATCCGGGTTGTTCTTTCCCATCAAAAGATTTACGCAGAGGATTGCAAAGATTGTGATAAAAATCCCAGGAAAATGGATGAAATAGTGAGAGATATTACCCTTGAAGGAGAGCTTACTGGAGAGCAGCGTGAGCGCTTGTTAAAAATAGCCAATCGTTGTCCTGTTCACCAGACGCTGACCTCCACGATCGCTATCCGAACCCGGCTGAGTTCCCAATGA
- a CDS encoding AraC family transcriptional regulator ligand-binding domain-containing protein, protein MGSVIRASVLTGYSELVESLGGDPASFFSEFNLPKDIVLSDTRLVPHVDVARLLEVSAQRLHCKDFALQLASNQGVDRLGGIAVIACNSTSPREAVEAVGRFMPLHSPATQLCLKSVGEGLCERLVFNLLDPALTRFTQIHEQALGNALAMLRMLMGEGAAPQRVLLPHSALSNVRHYQDYFACPVEFQSGYCAMEFPSVQLDSQLPSADLVTRRLATSYLEQQFVSSAASLATQVRELLRQLLPTGKYQVAVVAAHLNLHPRTLQRRLAAESLRFDSLLDVVRRELAAEYLSDASLALGQITGLLGYAEQSTFQRSCRRWFSDTPRNHRRRLTCVNPIDSKCVISTNQ, encoded by the coding sequence GTGGGTAGTGTTATACGGGCCAGTGTGCTGACAGGATATAGTGAGCTGGTGGAGTCTCTGGGTGGCGATCCCGCCAGCTTTTTCTCCGAGTTTAACCTGCCGAAGGATATCGTCTTATCTGATACTCGCTTAGTACCCCACGTTGATGTGGCGCGCCTGCTCGAGGTTTCCGCTCAGCGTTTGCATTGTAAAGATTTTGCCCTGCAGCTCGCTTCGAACCAGGGGGTCGATAGGCTGGGAGGGATTGCAGTCATTGCCTGTAACTCCACCTCGCCGCGGGAGGCCGTTGAGGCGGTGGGGAGATTTATGCCCCTGCACAGCCCGGCCACCCAGTTGTGCTTGAAGTCAGTGGGTGAGGGACTCTGTGAACGATTGGTGTTCAATCTGCTAGATCCAGCTTTGACCCGGTTTACCCAGATCCACGAACAGGCCCTTGGAAATGCACTGGCTATGTTGCGTATGTTGATGGGAGAGGGTGCTGCACCTCAGAGAGTATTACTACCGCATAGTGCGCTCTCCAATGTGCGGCACTATCAAGACTATTTTGCCTGTCCAGTTGAATTCCAGTCCGGCTACTGTGCTATGGAGTTTCCCTCGGTACAGCTGGATAGCCAATTGCCGTCTGCCGACCTGGTGACCAGGCGGCTAGCTACCAGTTACCTTGAACAACAGTTTGTTTCCTCCGCAGCTTCGCTGGCAACCCAAGTGCGGGAATTATTGCGACAGTTGTTACCCACCGGAAAATATCAGGTGGCAGTGGTAGCAGCCCATTTGAACCTGCATCCCAGGACCTTGCAGAGACGCCTGGCGGCTGAAAGTCTGCGCTTTGATAGCCTCCTGGACGTAGTGCGCAGGGAGTTGGCCGCAGAATATTTGTCGGATGCGAGCCTTGCTTTGGGGCAGATTACCGGCTTGCTGGGATACGCCGAACAGAGTACTTTTCAGCGCTCTTGCAGGCGCTGGTTTTCAGATACTCCGCGCAATCACCGGCGCCGCCTGACATGTGTGAATCCTATTGACAGCAAGTGCGTAATTAGTACAAATCAATAA
- a CDS encoding NAD(P)/FAD-dependent oxidoreductase, with the protein MVLKPLHFDVLIIGAGLSGIGAACHLSRECPTKRFAILDRREQIGGTWDLFRYPGIRSDSDMFSFGFDFRPWPGLKVLADGPSIQKYISDTAREYAISEHIHFNVELSRANRDSNKKLWIVDGIDLKTGEPRRYSCNFLISCTGYYDHHQGYLPAIPGAENFQGDYIHPQHWPRKLDYRDKTIVVIGSGATAVTLVPTLAKDARHVTMLQRSPSYIISVPAFDKISPVLLKLLPESWVFKFARWRNIKLQRWLFKISKRWPNFTRKLFLRGVRKSLPTDFDMRHFTPNYNPWVQRVCAVPNDDLFKAISSGSVSIETEKIETFTKNGIALKSGRQLNADIIITATGLNLKVLGDMELSLDGNPIAVNQKLTYKAVLMEGVPNMSWVFGYTNAPWTLKADIAARYICRLLNHMDKYEYDSCCATDTEGCAEDFSVMSELESGYVKRGNKALPRQGKKYPWRLLNNYEEDTKILLSHPIEDGILNFTSRVPRALRSNESERKPHIVEKET; encoded by the coding sequence ATGGTTTTGAAACCGCTTCACTTTGACGTATTGATCATCGGCGCCGGCTTATCCGGTATTGGCGCGGCTTGCCACCTTAGCCGTGAATGCCCCACAAAGCGTTTTGCAATCCTGGACCGCCGCGAGCAAATCGGCGGCACCTGGGATCTATTTCGTTACCCTGGAATACGCTCTGACTCAGACATGTTCAGCTTTGGTTTTGATTTTCGCCCCTGGCCAGGCCTTAAAGTATTAGCCGACGGTCCATCCATCCAAAAATATATTAGTGATACGGCACGGGAATATGCTATCAGTGAGCATATCCACTTTAATGTAGAGCTTTCCCGAGCCAACCGGGACAGCAATAAAAAACTCTGGATCGTAGATGGAATTGATTTAAAAACCGGGGAGCCCCGTCGCTACAGTTGCAATTTTTTGATTTCCTGTACCGGTTACTATGACCATCATCAGGGATACCTGCCAGCAATCCCCGGGGCAGAAAATTTTCAAGGCGACTATATCCATCCTCAGCACTGGCCGAGAAAGTTGGACTACCGGGATAAAACTATTGTGGTGATCGGCAGTGGCGCCACTGCGGTCACCCTGGTGCCGACCTTAGCGAAAGACGCCAGACATGTCACCATGCTTCAGCGCTCTCCCAGTTACATTATATCTGTACCGGCATTTGATAAAATTTCACCTGTACTCCTGAAGCTTCTGCCAGAATCCTGGGTTTTCAAATTTGCCCGATGGCGCAATATCAAATTACAACGCTGGCTTTTCAAGATCTCCAAACGCTGGCCCAACTTTACCCGCAAACTATTCCTGCGCGGCGTTCGCAAAAGCCTGCCAACTGATTTTGATATGCGCCACTTCACTCCAAATTATAACCCCTGGGTACAACGTGTTTGTGCAGTGCCCAATGATGACTTATTTAAGGCCATCAGCTCAGGCAGCGTCTCCATCGAAACAGAAAAAATAGAAACGTTTACAAAAAATGGAATAGCGCTTAAGTCAGGCCGCCAGCTCAATGCAGATATCATCATCACCGCCACTGGCCTGAACTTGAAGGTATTGGGTGATATGGAGCTATCCCTGGATGGCAACCCCATTGCAGTGAACCAAAAATTAACCTACAAGGCCGTTCTAATGGAGGGAGTACCCAACATGTCCTGGGTTTTTGGCTATACGAATGCCCCCTGGACCTTAAAAGCAGATATTGCAGCCCGCTATATCTGCCGCCTATTGAATCACATGGATAAGTACGAATACGATTCCTGTTGCGCTACCGACACAGAGGGCTGCGCAGAAGACTTTTCAGTAATGAGCGAATTGGAATCAGGTTATGTTAAAAGAGGGAACAAGGCCCTGCCCCGTCAAGGTAAAAAATATCCCTGGCGTCTACTGAATAACTATGAGGAAGACACAAAGATATTACTAAGTCACCCTATCGAAGATGGAATTCTAAATTTTACATCTAGAGTTCCCAGGGCACTTCGCTCGAATGAATCGGAAAGGAAACCCCATATAGTGGAAAAAGAGACATAG
- the putA gene encoding bifunctional proline dehydrogenase/L-glutamate gamma-semialdehyde dehydrogenase PutA — MSTNFAGDLQSARERAREYLHADENQCVNELLAAPRPSEALRKKILNTSRELVRHSREQRSKRGTLDAFLQQFGLSNKEGVALMCLAESLLRVPDADTADKLIAEKVHSGNWSSHRGQSDSLFVNASTWGLMLTGSVVELDPDITERPSHWMKRLISRIGEPMVRTSMMQAMKIMGGQYVLGRTIEEALKRGPKENLPGTRFSFDMLGEGARTMTDAERYFDAYMMAIETIGKDNTKRDVVEANGISIKLSALHPRYSVLQYERVMGELLPQVKRLCVAAANYDMGLNIDAEEADRLDISLDIFEALARDPELKEWQGLGFVLQAYQKRAPHVADWLIALGRDTGRKLMVRLVKGAYWDSEIKHSQQMGLPDYPVYTRKCHTDLSYQVCAKKLLDAGSAIYPQFATHNAYTVGVILEMAGERTDFEFQRLHGMGHLLYAQIEAVHGKRVPIRVYAPVGAHRDLLPYLVRRLLENGANSSFVNRFMDEETPIESLVQDTLDLSEACNPYRHPQIPVPENIYMGAEALPRKNSHGIELSDPHAVEPLQEELAKQRGKHFLGGPIIDGVMGKAEEPVYNPASGEVIGHTANTDKHLIERAYASATEAQIGWDRMGGNERAAILDRIADFYEKKTNELAAIICLEAGRTLNDGISEVREAVDFCRYYANAARQHFSDPTELPGPTGEQNQLFLGGRGVFVAISPWNFPLAIFTGQVVAALAAGNAVLAKPAEQTPIIAAHAVRLMLDAGVPAKVLHLITGTGAAVGKLLIEDPRLGGVAFTGSTETARLINQQLAAKEGPIVPLIAETGGQNVMIVDSTALPEQVVDDVIQSAFLSAGQRCSALRILCVQDVIADNLLNMLKGACAELTLGDPGKLDTDIGPVIDDKALNLLEAHRERMSKEGKPLFAFDEGKKPENGTFFGPQVVEIEDFSVLKREVFGPFLHVVRFKAEELEDVIRRINATGYGLTFGLHSRIEGRADAVFKRVNVGNCYVNRDMVGAVVGVNPFGGQGLSGTGFKAGGPHYLFRFAIEKTKTVNTVATGGNTQLFTLGQ, encoded by the coding sequence ATGTCGACAAACTTCGCCGGAGACCTACAGAGTGCCCGAGAGAGGGCACGCGAGTATTTGCACGCCGACGAAAACCAGTGCGTAAATGAGCTCCTGGCCGCACCGCGCCCCAGTGAAGCCCTGCGCAAGAAAATCCTAAACACCTCTCGCGAGCTGGTGCGCCACTCACGCGAGCAGCGCAGCAAACGAGGCACCCTGGATGCCTTCCTGCAGCAGTTCGGCCTGTCGAACAAAGAAGGCGTCGCCCTGATGTGCCTGGCGGAGTCTCTTCTCCGGGTCCCCGATGCTGATACTGCCGATAAACTGATCGCTGAGAAAGTGCATTCCGGCAACTGGTCCAGCCATCGTGGCCAGTCAGATTCACTGTTTGTGAATGCCTCTACCTGGGGTCTGATGCTCACAGGCAGCGTTGTGGAACTGGACCCGGATATCACCGAGCGCCCCTCCCACTGGATGAAACGCTTGATCAGCCGCATCGGTGAGCCAATGGTGCGCACCTCTATGATGCAGGCGATGAAAATCATGGGCGGTCAGTATGTACTGGGCCGCACCATTGAAGAAGCGCTGAAGCGAGGCCCCAAGGAGAACCTGCCCGGCACCCGCTTCTCCTTCGATATGTTGGGCGAAGGCGCACGTACCATGACGGACGCTGAGCGCTATTTCGATGCCTATATGATGGCTATCGAAACCATCGGCAAAGACAACACCAAACGCGATGTTGTTGAAGCCAACGGTATTTCCATCAAACTGTCCGCCCTGCATCCTCGCTACAGCGTGCTGCAGTATGAACGCGTTATGGGCGAATTATTGCCACAGGTGAAACGCTTGTGCGTGGCTGCGGCTAACTACGACATGGGCCTGAATATCGATGCTGAAGAAGCAGATCGCCTGGATATCTCACTGGATATCTTCGAAGCACTGGCCCGCGATCCAGAATTAAAGGAGTGGCAGGGCCTCGGCTTTGTTCTGCAGGCCTACCAAAAGCGCGCGCCTCACGTAGCAGACTGGCTGATTGCACTAGGCCGCGACACCGGCCGCAAGTTGATGGTGCGTTTGGTAAAGGGGGCATACTGGGACAGCGAGATAAAGCACTCCCAACAAATGGGGCTCCCTGATTACCCTGTATACACCCGCAAGTGCCACACCGACCTGTCTTACCAGGTCTGTGCGAAAAAACTGTTAGATGCTGGCAGTGCTATCTATCCCCAGTTCGCCACCCACAATGCCTACACCGTGGGCGTGATTCTGGAAATGGCTGGCGAGCGTACCGACTTTGAATTCCAACGCCTGCACGGAATGGGTCACCTGCTTTACGCACAGATTGAAGCGGTACATGGCAAGCGAGTGCCCATAAGGGTTTATGCCCCGGTGGGTGCTCACCGCGATTTGCTGCCCTATCTGGTGCGCCGCCTGCTTGAAAATGGAGCCAACAGCTCATTCGTCAACCGCTTTATGGATGAGGAAACTCCCATCGAGTCGTTAGTGCAGGACACCCTGGACCTGAGTGAAGCCTGCAACCCATACCGCCATCCGCAAATTCCTGTACCGGAGAATATTTATATGGGCGCAGAAGCCCTGCCAAGGAAAAACTCACACGGCATTGAATTGTCCGATCCCCACGCCGTTGAACCACTGCAAGAAGAGCTGGCCAAACAGCGCGGCAAGCATTTCCTCGGTGGCCCCATCATCGACGGAGTTATGGGCAAAGCGGAAGAGCCCGTTTACAACCCTGCCTCTGGCGAGGTAATTGGCCATACCGCTAATACTGACAAGCACCTGATTGAGCGAGCCTACGCTTCAGCCACCGAAGCACAAATTGGCTGGGATCGTATGGGCGGGAATGAGCGCGCCGCAATCCTCGATAGAATCGCCGATTTCTACGAAAAGAAAACCAACGAACTGGCAGCAATTATCTGCCTGGAAGCGGGCCGCACACTTAACGACGGCATCAGCGAAGTACGCGAAGCGGTGGATTTCTGCCGCTATTACGCCAACGCAGCACGCCAGCACTTCAGCGACCCCACCGAACTTCCAGGCCCCACCGGTGAGCAAAACCAGCTCTTCCTGGGTGGGCGCGGTGTCTTCGTTGCTATCAGCCCCTGGAATTTCCCCCTGGCTATCTTTACCGGCCAGGTGGTTGCCGCGCTGGCAGCCGGTAACGCGGTACTGGCCAAGCCAGCAGAGCAGACTCCAATTATTGCCGCACACGCTGTGCGCCTGATGCTCGATGCCGGCGTGCCAGCCAAAGTGCTGCACCTGATTACCGGCACCGGCGCTGCCGTAGGAAAACTGCTTATTGAAGATCCACGCCTGGGCGGCGTTGCCTTCACCGGTTCCACTGAAACCGCGCGCCTGATCAACCAACAACTGGCCGCAAAAGAAGGCCCGATCGTTCCATTGATTGCCGAGACAGGCGGACAGAATGTGATGATCGTTGACTCCACTGCCCTGCCCGAGCAGGTAGTGGACGACGTAATTCAGTCCGCCTTCCTGAGCGCCGGCCAGCGCTGTTCCGCCCTGCGCATCCTCTGCGTACAGGATGTGATTGCGGATAATTTACTCAATATGCTCAAAGGCGCTTGTGCAGAACTCACCCTGGGCGATCCCGGCAAGCTGGATACCGATATCGGCCCGGTGATCGACGACAAAGCCCTGAATTTACTTGAAGCGCACCGCGAGCGCATGAGCAAGGAAGGCAAACCTCTATTTGCTTTCGACGAAGGTAAAAAACCAGAAAACGGTACTTTCTTCGGTCCACAGGTTGTAGAGATTGAAGATTTCTCTGTACTCAAGCGCGAAGTCTTCGGTCCCTTCCTGCACGTAGTACGCTTTAAAGCCGAAGAGCTGGAAGACGTAATCCGCCGTATCAATGCCACCGGCTACGGCCTCACCTTCGGCCTGCACTCGCGCATTGAAGGCCGTGCAGATGCGGTATTCAAGCGCGTAAATGTAGGCAACTGCTATGTCAACCGCGACATGGTAGGCGCGGTAGTAGGTGTGAATCCCTTCGGCGGCCAGGGCCTCTCCGGCACCGGCTTCAAAGCCGGAGGCCCTCACTACCTGTTCCGTTTCGCCATTGAAAAAACAAAGACTGTGAATACAGTTGCCACAGGCGGCAATACGCAATTATTTACTTTGGGGCAATAA
- a CDS encoding Lrp/AsnC ligand binding domain-containing protein: protein MSRQLEDLDRIDRQILRILQRHGRLPNVELARRVNLSPTPCLERVKRLEREGFIRDYVALLDPLKVHAGLVVYIQVTLTNTATEALEAFNQHVSGLEEVQECHMVAGGFDYLVKIRIKDMLGYRRFLGEKLASMPGVRETHTYVVMEEVKTDTAVAVPDPEPKTKSTRR from the coding sequence ATGTCTCGACAGTTGGAAGATCTTGATCGTATCGATCGCCAAATCCTGCGAATCCTGCAACGCCATGGGCGACTGCCAAACGTGGAGTTGGCACGCCGGGTTAACCTCAGTCCCACTCCGTGTTTGGAGCGGGTCAAGCGCCTCGAGCGGGAGGGGTTTATCCGTGACTATGTGGCGTTGCTGGACCCGCTCAAGGTTCATGCCGGCCTGGTTGTATATATCCAGGTGACTCTGACCAACACAGCTACAGAGGCGCTGGAAGCCTTCAACCAGCACGTCTCTGGCCTGGAAGAGGTGCAGGAGTGCCATATGGTAGCCGGTGGTTTTGACTATCTTGTAAAGATTCGTATTAAGGATATGCTCGGATACCGCCGTTTTCTCGGAGAAAAGCTGGCTTCTATGCCGGGTGTACGAGAAACCCACACTTATGTGGTGATGGAAGAGGTGAAGACGGATACCGCTGTGGCGGTGCCTGATCCAGAGCCCAAGACCAAGTCAACCCGGCGTTAA
- a CDS encoding alkyl/aryl-sulfatase — protein sequence MRANQGIVVASFSRVVLVLSLLFSLVALADPPNPASVVTQKSNQELLKELPFENRQDFEAVKRGFIAPLPANGVIKNEKGEPVWDLGAFQFAGDKPAPDTANPSLWRQLQLISEGGLYEVIPRIYQVRSADLSNITFIEGDSGVIVMDPLISAETAKAALDLYREHRGNKPVVAVIYTHSHVDHYGGVRGVVDEEDVKSGKVNIYAPKDFLIEAVSENVFAGNHMARRASFMYGNLIPKDPKGTLGAGLGLETSTGTVTLIEPTDTINKTGEKRNIDGLTFEFLMAPGSEAPAEMHFYIPELKAITAAENATHTLHNLYTLRGAKVRNARDWSRYLNETIQRWGDKAEVLFAPHHWPTWGQANVVNHLKKQRDLYKYLNDQTLRLANHGYNMVQTAEMMELPPELSQYWANRGYYGSVNHDTRAVWNYYLGFFDGNPARLYPMPPTAAGKKYVQYMGGAANIIKQAKKDYDAGEYRWVAEVLDRLVSAEPNNRAARDLLADALEQMGYQQENGTWRNFFLSGAKELRDGIERLPVPLTASADTIRNMPTELIFDYLGIRLNGPRATGKQISININLPDIKEQYSLVLENAVLNYGPPVESPHSSVTVTRNDLNDIILGTATIQEKMEGGSIKIVGDVGQLKTLLSLMDRFDFWWNLVTPEPMDKMSSGDF from the coding sequence ATGCGTGCTAACCAAGGGATTGTTGTGGCCAGTTTCAGCCGCGTAGTTCTCGTTTTATCGCTGCTGTTTTCGCTTGTTGCCCTGGCTGATCCGCCAAACCCCGCAAGTGTTGTTACCCAAAAATCCAACCAGGAACTCCTAAAAGAGCTGCCATTCGAGAATCGGCAGGATTTTGAAGCTGTAAAACGTGGGTTCATTGCCCCACTACCCGCCAATGGCGTTATCAAGAACGAAAAAGGGGAGCCCGTCTGGGATCTCGGAGCCTTTCAATTTGCTGGTGATAAACCTGCTCCAGATACTGCCAACCCAAGCTTGTGGCGGCAGCTTCAGTTGATTTCCGAAGGCGGCCTCTATGAGGTTATTCCACGCATCTATCAGGTGCGAAGTGCCGACCTCTCCAATATCACATTTATTGAGGGAGATAGCGGAGTTATCGTAATGGATCCGTTGATTTCAGCGGAAACTGCCAAGGCTGCACTGGACCTGTATAGAGAGCATCGTGGTAACAAACCGGTGGTTGCGGTGATCTATACCCACAGCCATGTGGATCATTACGGTGGAGTACGAGGAGTTGTGGATGAAGAGGATGTTAAATCCGGCAAGGTAAACATTTATGCCCCCAAAGACTTCCTGATAGAGGCGGTGAGTGAGAATGTCTTCGCCGGCAATCATATGGCGCGCCGCGCCAGCTTTATGTACGGAAACCTGATCCCAAAAGACCCGAAGGGCACGCTGGGTGCGGGACTAGGTCTGGAAACCTCTACCGGAACAGTCACCCTGATTGAGCCGACGGACACAATCAATAAAACTGGCGAAAAGCGAAATATTGATGGCCTTACTTTTGAATTTTTGATGGCGCCAGGTTCGGAGGCCCCGGCAGAAATGCATTTTTATATTCCTGAACTGAAAGCAATTACTGCCGCCGAGAATGCTACTCACACACTGCATAATCTCTATACCCTGCGCGGTGCCAAGGTGCGCAATGCTCGGGATTGGTCACGATACCTCAATGAAACGATACAACGCTGGGGGGATAAAGCTGAAGTGCTGTTTGCTCCCCACCATTGGCCCACCTGGGGACAAGCGAATGTGGTTAATCATCTGAAGAAGCAACGGGATCTATACAAGTACTTGAACGATCAAACTCTGCGCCTGGCCAACCACGGCTACAACATGGTACAGACCGCTGAAATGATGGAGCTTCCACCGGAACTATCCCAGTACTGGGCTAACCGTGGTTACTACGGCAGTGTTAATCACGATACTCGTGCGGTATGGAATTACTACCTCGGTTTCTTTGATGGCAATCCCGCTCGACTCTACCCAATGCCGCCCACTGCTGCAGGTAAGAAGTATGTGCAGTATATGGGAGGGGCTGCAAATATCATTAAACAAGCAAAGAAAGATTACGATGCAGGTGAATATCGTTGGGTGGCGGAAGTACTGGACAGGCTCGTTTCCGCAGAGCCAAATAACCGGGCGGCGAGAGATTTGTTGGCTGATGCCCTTGAGCAGATGGGATACCAGCAGGAAAATGGAACCTGGAGAAACTTCTTTTTAAGTGGTGCTAAAGAGTTGCGTGATGGCATTGAGCGGTTGCCGGTACCGCTGACCGCCAGTGCCGACACCATTCGCAATATGCCCACTGAACTAATTTTTGATTACCTGGGAATTCGTTTGAATGGGCCCAGGGCGACAGGTAAGCAGATATCGATCAATATAAATTTGCCGGATATCAAAGAGCAGTATTCATTGGTGCTGGAAAATGCTGTACTAAATTATGGTCCTCCAGTTGAAAGCCCTCACTCCAGCGTCACGGTCACCCGTAACGACTTAAACGATATTATCCTTGGCACTGCCACAATCCAGGAAAAAATGGAGGGTGGCTCGATCAAAATCGTAGGGGATGTTGGTCAACTTAAAACATTACTCTCCCTGATGGATCGGTTTGATTTTTGGTGGAATCTGGTCACCCCGGAACCTATGGACAAAATGTCATCAGGAGACTTCTAA